A region of Leishmania panamensis strain MHOM/PA/94/PSC-1 chromosome 33 sequence DNA encodes the following proteins:
- the AAT26 gene encoding amino acid permease-like protein (TriTrypDB/GeneDB-style sysID: LpmP.33.1500), with amino-acid sequence MVSCKMISLSSGSILGASLSLAVTTMGAGILTLPSAYADAGVIPATLILVSVGIITVFSIDYIILSVDKLGRNSYEELTRELLGKKVEEVVRWMLIIYNTGSAIGYLVVFEDLVAPMQPLITSYLPLLTTPKHSLLSFWAVAILPLSCVPTLGALHISSFLAISATSFICIIIIFRYFVPGPTKLSTMTASAMTIDTASANWCWGKDPLLALPIIMFSFDCQSLVFQIYAGLDDMRRSVMVKVAIISLIVSGVIHASVGLFGYLSNPVDVRDNIISNYDPNVDRLFKVGYILYATPMILAFALMMFPIRDSIFILWYGYSSASVATHVPRSKDFTRLVNQEEELELMVSAGNEHQYKYCNGFAEKHNYGSAQKELQHVIEAKKHHNKIEQILLRDHIIISVTLSTLCVAVALLVPGIVSVVSLLGGLCSSTLCFIVPGLYRWQLHNKNIAPCQTFWEVVLMTFMIAFGVIAAIFGTAVWIKSIFV; translated from the coding sequence ATGGTCAGCTGCAAGATGATTAGTTTGAGTAGCGGCAGCATTCTCGGGGCTTCCCTGAGCCTTGCCGTCACCACTATGGGTGCCGGCATCCTCACGCTGCCCTCCGCGTACGCAGATGCCGGCGTCATCCCTGCAACTCTAATCCTCGTCAGTGTCGGCATTATCACAGTGTTCTCGATAGACTACATCATCCTAAGTGTTGACAAGCTAGGCCGTAACTCCTACGAGGAGCTCACACGTGAGTTGCTTGGCAAGAAGGTAGAGGAAGTGGTGCGATGGATGCTGATTATTTACAACACAGGGTCTGCTATTGGCTacctcgtcgtcttcgaaGACCTTGTAGCGCCTATGCAGCCGCTCATCACCAGCTACCTGCCCTTGCTCACCACGCCGAAGCACTCGCTGCTTTCCTTCTGGGCCGTCGCCATCTTACCGCTCTCCTGCGTTCCCACGCTGGGAGCCCTGCacatctcctcctttctcgccATCTCGGCGACCAGCTTCATCTGTATTATAATCATTTTCCGCTACTTCGTCCCGGGCCCGACGAAGCTGTCTACGATGACCGCAAGCGCCATGACCATCGATACCGCGTCCGCCAACTGGTGCTGGGGTAAGGACCCTTTATTAGCTCTACCCATCATAATGTTCTCGTTCGACTGCCAATCTCTCGTGTTTCAGATATACGCAGGCCTCGACGACATGCGACGCAGCGTCATGGTGAAGGTGGCTATCATCAGCCTCATCGTCAGTGGCGTGATTCACGCCTCTGTTGGTCTTTTTGGCTACCTCTCGAACCCGGTGGACGTGCGCGACAACATCATCAGCAACTACGACCCCAACGTGGACCGCCTCTTTAAGGTTGGCTACATCTTGTACGCCACACCGATGATTCTGGCATTTGCCCTGATGATGTTTCCTATTCGCGACTCGATCTTTATCTTGTGGTATGGCTACAGCTCCGCATCAGTAGCGACGCACGTGCCACGTAGCAAGGACTTTACTCGGCTTGTAAaccaagaagaagagctggAGCTGATGGTGAGTGCGGGGAATGAGCATCAGTATAAATACTGTAACGGTTTTGCTGAAAAGCACAACTACGGCAGCGCccagaaggagctgcagcacgtcatTGAAGCGAAGAAACACCACAACAAGATTGAGCAGATTCTGCTGCGGGACCATATCATCATTAGCGTTACACTGAGTACGCTGTGCGTTGCGGTGGCCCTTTTGGTTCCTGGGATCGTGTCAGTGGTCTCATTACTTGGAGGTCTTTGTAGCTCTACGCTGTGCTTCATCGTGCCTGGTCTGTATCGCTGGCAGCTGCACAACAAGAACATTGCTCCCTGTCAAACATTTTGGGAGGTGGTGCTCATGACATTCATGATAGCCTTTGGCGTGATCGCCGCAATCTTCGGCACCGCCGTATGGATCAAGAGCATCTTCGTGTAA